GGGAACCCACCCACAGGAAGCAGCTCCCTGTAGGAGACCCGAGGCAGGAGGGGACTGCCCGCAGCCAGGCCGCTTGTCCTTCCTTGAAGAGAGATCCGGAGCCGGGCTGCAGGGTCCACTGGGCATCACAGGAGAGGGAGCGAGGGTCATCATCCTCCGACTCTCTTGAGTCGTTGGCTGGAGAACCCCTTCCCGGCGGCATCCAGCCTGCAGGAGGAGCTGCAGCAACCAGGGAAGGTCCCCGGGCCAGGGCTGCAGGGAGGTGGACGGAAGTTGAGCAGATGGAAGGAAGGTATGCAGGGACAGAGGACAGGGGACAGTGAGGCTGCACCTGGCCACCAAACCCTACAGGGAAGGCAGAGTAGATGAATGGACTGCCCCAGGTCCTGATGCACCAGACACCTGGTCACCGCATTCAACCATAAAGGGGGACCAGAAACCCAACCGCTAAGCCCGCGAGAACCTGCAGACATCGAAGGAAGGACCCTCGCCGTCCAGCCCCTTAGATGGCGAGGACTCCAAGACAGGGAATCCGGGCTTTGCTAAGATCCAGGGCTCACAGGCAAGAGGAGGGACACTGGGGTCAAGCTCGACCACCTGTCCGGCCAGGTCGGGTGGCGGTGACAGGTGAGAGAAACCGCGTTCAGGtgttggggcaggaggaggaggaggtcttGCAGACCCAGAATTTCTCAGCGTCACACTTGGCGTCATTCCAGCCGCTGTCAGTGATCTCCGCACAGTCTTCCTCCCCCACGTTGTTGGGCTCGCCTTCGTTCCAGTACGTGAGGCTGCAAATCCATCCACACCGTGAGCCACAGCCCCCTCCGGGGACAGTCTCTGCTCCGGGACATCGGATGCCCCCTCTCTGGCATCTGCCCTGCATGCACACGGCAGGCCTGGCTTGTGGACGCCCAGGGACGTGCCTGGGTCAGGACCTTGACGGACCCCGGTAACCCCAAGCTGGGGGTGGGATTTCCAGTCTGCACCGCGCACTGCCCACGCTGTGCTCAGTGGGCCCTGGGCCCCTTACACCTGCCACCGCCACCCGCTGACCAACACCAGACATGAGGGGTGGCTCTTCCCCAGAACCCACCGAAAAGGTTCCAGGTGGCCCTTCCCAAGCCGCTCGCCCTGCCTCGCAGGTCCTTCCGGTGGACGCCACAATAAAGGCTCTTGCCCGCAGCCCCTCCCTCCTCATCCTCTGCTCCTGCCCTTGCCCTGGGGGCCCTTCGAGGGGTGAGATTGGCTGCTTCTCTTGGGGTCTTTGAGGTCTCACAAGCTCTCGACCCTAATCTGGTGGCCCTCCCAGACCTCAGGCTTCCTACTAGGACCCTGGTTCTACGTCACCCACCCAGCAGCCAGGAGCTCCTCCCGAGGCTCTGACAGTGCAGCTTCGGGACCTGCCCTCCCGTCTGAACGTGGGCATGAAGACCCCCTTCCTCAACACAAACGACGGACTCTCGGGACCAGGGCAACAGGGAGAGCAGGGGACCCACCAGGATAGCTCAAGAACCCCCGTTTCAGAACCCACCCCACTCTACCGCCCGCCCGTCCCCTCATCTGAGGACCTACCTGGGTGACAGAGGTGACCCATCCACCCAGTGCCATGTGGCTTCCTCGTTCAGGTCTGACAGTCCCATCCAGGTGCTGCCTTTATTCTTAGAAATCTGCAGCAGGAAGTtctggagggagaggaggagtcAGGGAGAGCTCTGCCTCCATTTCCACCTGCTGACTCTCCAGTCTCCTGACAGGAAGTTCTGCTTGCAGCCTGACCTTCAGCCTTCTAATGTTCCAGGTCCCATCCATGTTCAGGAGGTCTGTGTGGCTCTCATAACTGTGCCCTACGGACAGATGTGTCCTGACTTGCACACTGACTGTGCACAGCGGCCTCTCGTCACACACACTTGGCGACGTGACATGTTTAGCTGGGTGCTGAGTTCTGAGCATTTCCACAGGAAGTTACTCATGCGTGACAGGGTTCAATGTGCGGAGCTGGATGGAACCTTCGTGCCCGCCAATCACGCACATGCCCTCTTTGCAGCTCTGCACGGAGTGAGTCCCAGGGACGCAGGAACATGACCACGGGGCGGGGGCAGGTTTACACCAGGGACATGGGCACGGCGCCCCCGAGTGCTTGTCATCCCTGAGAGCAGGCGGCTCCCCTGGCCAGCGCACCAGGTCACCCTCTAGGTGTGTCTCCCAAAGCACTCACGCATGTCCAGACCTCCTGTGAGGCTCCCTGTGAGCCGCCTGGGACCCCCTGTCCATGCCCGTCTCCTCCCTTCCACTGGAGGAAGCAGCCCCTGCTCCTGAAAACCCTGTTCTGACCAACGTCTCCTCCCACGTGGCCAGTGGCCAGATGCCTGCCCCGGACCAGGATGGGGCCCACCATGCACCTGCTCCTCAGCGCTGTTGATGACGACTAGTTGGGCCCCCACTTCCTGGCAGGCGGTGACAGAGTCGTGCCAGTTCCGCTGGGACTTGGAGAAGAAGTAACAGTGTCCTTGGAAGAACGTCCAGTCCCAGGGGCAGGGGCGGCACAGGCGGTCTGTTGGGGGAGAGGGTCAGGACCTGTGCTGGGAGGCCATGTTCCCGTGTCTGCCCACCTTCAAGCCCTGGAGTCAGGGCCCTCACATGACCCTGCACCTGGATGACTGTCCCCTCCCCATTCCCTGATGTCCCTTCCCCCCAGGAGCCCCCAGGAGTCCTggtcccatctcctccagcctgGGACGAGCAGGGCTCCAGAGCCCAGGAGACTGGcctgagtgcctactgtgtgcacGGCCCTCTGTGAGCACCAAGGGCCACTGTCACTGTTATCCTGTGTTCCCACAAAATAgcccaggaaactgaggctcccagAGGGCTGGTGACCCAAGCAAAGTGTCACCGCATGGAGACCCTCTGGAGCCCTGGGAGGGCGGTGTCTGGTCACTCACCGACTCTTGCCTTCAGCTGGGTCAGCTCCTGGCACACCTTCTGTCCCTGGGAGCTGGGGACCCTGGAGACTGTGCCAAGAGAAAAGAAGCCCCGAGTGCTGGACCTGCTGGCTTCCATGCACTGCCCTGGCCCCCAGGGACCTGGTGTCTGAGAGCCAAGGCCTTCTTAATCCCAGCTGGAGACGAGGACCCCTGACACCCAGGGAAGGCGGGACCAGCACCCCCCTGTGCTGCTCCCCACCCCTGCACCAGAGGTGTGGGGGCCGAGCACACCCTAGAACCTGCTAAGGGTTGAATCCCAGCGTCcatcccacctcctcctgccttggccgCCCAAGTCCAAGGGCCAGACCACAGAGCTCCAAACCTCAGGGGCTGACCTTGGGCAAGGACGGCCACCAGGAGCCCAGCCAAGaccatgagggagagcagctgcAGCCCCAGGAGGACATAGCTGGAGCTCAGGCACcctgaggagggaaggaaggggctcAGCACACCAGGGCCCCTGCCTCGGCCTGGCCCAGGGACCCAGGAGTCCAGGGCTCATCTTCCACCTTCCCAGAACCCAGGAGCCCAGATTCCAGCCTCCAGTCTGGGCCTCCGCCTGCCAGGATCCCAGAGCCCGGACACCGACCTCCTCGTCCCCAGGACGCAGCTGCCCAGGAGCCCGTCcctcctcagcccctccctgCTCTACCTGCAGAGCTGCCTGCTCTGGAGGGCGGCTGGAGTACGTGGTGGCTGAGGGAGCCTCTGGCGCTGCTGGCCGccagctcctcctctgtgtgGGCAGAGCATCCGTCAGAGCGGGACAGGCTGCCCCCCAGGCTGGTGCCCGTGGCCCTCCAGGCTCCCGAGTCCCAGCCCAGCCTCACCCAGGGGGTCCAGCTGCTGCACCCGCACTTGCTTGAAGTCACTCATGGTcactgctgtccctcagtgtccAGGACGGCTGGCACCACAGCCTTTATCCCCACCCCTATAACTCCCTGCCTGTGGCTACTCCCCCTCAGGACGAAACAGGAAACTGGGTAGGGACTTCGGAAGAAACGACAGGGAGGGGTCTGAGTATCTGTCACGAGCCCTGTGTTCCCGGAATTTCAGGGAAGGGCTGCAAGGTTTTGGGTCCCTGGCTGAAAGAACCGGCCCCCTCCTGGTCAGGCCACTCTGGGTGCCACTAATGAAATGGGTCACTTGTCAAATTAAGCTTCTTGGCTAACCTTCGCCCACCTGGTGGTGGTGAGCTACCCACACCCCCCTCTCTCCAGAAACGCTGGCCCTGGCCCTGATGTCTCCGTTTGCTGACGTCCCCACTTCGGGTGCTTTCTGCTGACCTGGGACTTGACTGAGTCATCATTGCCTCTGTGTATTTTAGGCCTCCTGTAGGCACGAacttttctaattagttatacacgacagcagaatgcgttttgacacatcatacataagtgGAGTGTACCTGCTCATTCTCTGGTTGTTCATGACGTAAAATCACACCAGTCCTGTCATCATGCATGCACATACGGccataatatctgattcattccactgtccttcccactcccacagcccctcccctcttaccaccccccacccccgtctaatccaaagtacctctattcttctgcagcccccacccccaattgTGAATTAGGATCCGCAAGtcggagaaaacattcagctttggtttttggggggcctggcttatttcacttagcatgatattctccggTACCTGGTCGATGCCATAGttacattcttctttaaagctgagtaatattcctttgtgtatatataccacattttctttattcattcatctattgaagggaaggTAGGTTTGTcccactgtttagctattgtgaatcgagctgctctaaacattgatgtggctgcgtccctgctgattttaagttttttgggtataagcctaggagtgggatacctgggtcaaatggtggtccatGCCAAGTTTCCTGAAGAATCTCCACACCACTTTCcatagtttgcagtcccaccagcaatgtatgagtgtaccttttcccccacatcctaacaacatttattgctgcttgtgttcttttttttaaaaaacgatttttttaaaagagagagaaaatttttttaatatttattt
This is a stretch of genomic DNA from Ictidomys tridecemlineatus isolate mIctTri1 chromosome 2, mIctTri1.hap1, whole genome shotgun sequence. It encodes these proteins:
- the LOC101969790 gene encoding CD209 antigen-like protein A isoform X2, with the translated sequence MSDFKQVRVQQLDPLEEELAASSARGSLSHHVLQPPSRAGSSAGCLSSSYVLLGLQLLSLMVLAGLLVAVLAQVSRVPSSQGQKVCQELTQLKARVDRLCRPCPWDWTFFQGHCYFFSKSQRNWHDSVTACQEVGAQLVVINSAEEQNFLLQISKNKGSTWMGLSDLNEEATWHWVDGSPLSPSLTYWNEGEPNNVGEEDCAEITDSGWNDAKCDAEKFWVCKTSSSSCPNT
- the LOC101969790 gene encoding CD209 antigen-like protein C isoform X1 codes for the protein MSDFKQVRVQQLDPLEEELAASSARGSLSHHVLQPPSRAGSSAGCLSSSYVLLGLQLLSLMVLAGLLVAVLAQGQPLRFGALWSGPWTWAAKAGGVSRVPSSQGQKVCQELTQLKARVDRLCRPCPWDWTFFQGHCYFFSKSQRNWHDSVTACQEVGAQLVVINSAEEQNFLLQISKNKGSTWMGLSDLNEEATWHWVDGSPLSPSLTYWNEGEPNNVGEEDCAEITDSGWNDAKCDAEKFWVCKTSSSSCPNT
- the LOC101969790 gene encoding CD209 antigen-like protein C isoform X3, whose product is MSDFKQVRVQQLDPLEEELAASSARGSLSHHVLQPPSRAGSSAVSRVPSSQGQKVCQELTQLKARVDRLCRPCPWDWTFFQGHCYFFSKSQRNWHDSVTACQEVGAQLVVINSAEEQNFLLQISKNKGSTWMGLSDLNEEATWHWVDGSPLSPSLTYWNEGEPNNVGEEDCAEITDSGWNDAKCDAEKFWVCKTSSSSCPNT